From the Anaeromyxobacter dehalogenans 2CP-1 genome, the window CGAGGCGGCCGGCGACGCGGCGAAGCTCGCGACCATCGCCCTCCGCGAGAAGGAGATCAAGGGCTACTACGAGGACGTGAAGTACGACTACATGCGCAAGATGATCACGGATGAGCGCCGCCGCATCGGCGGCCGCGGCATGGCCGACATCCGCAAGATCACCTGCGAGGTGGGGCTGCTCCCGCGCGTTCACGGCTCGTCGCTGTTCACCCGCGGCGAGACGCAGGCGCTGGTGGCCACCACGCTCGGCACCGCCGAGGACGAGCAGCGCGTCGAGATGCTCACCGGCATGGTCTTCAAGAAGTTCATGCTGCACTACAACTTCCCGCCGTTCTCCGTCGGCGAGGTGAAGTTCCTGCGCAGCCCGGGCCGCCGCGAGATCGGCCACGGCGCGCTGGCCGAGCGCGCGCTCCGCGCGGTGATGCCGCCCGAGGACCAGTTCCCCTACACGGTCCGCGTCGTCTCCGACATCATGGAGTCGAACGGCTCGTCGTCGATGGCGTCGGTGTGCGGCGGCTGCCTCTCGCTGATGGACGCCGGCGTGCCCATCAAGGCGCCGGTGGCCGGCATCGCCATGGGCCTCATCAAGGAGGGCGAGAAGATCGCCATCCTCTCCGACATCCTCGGGGACGAGGATCACCTCGGCGACATGGACTTCAAGGTCTGCGGCACCGCCGCGGGCATCACCTCGATCCAGATGGACATCAAGATCGGCGGCGTGACCCGCGACATCCTCGAGCAGGCGCTCGCGCAGGCCGCCGAGGGCCGCAAGCACATCCTGGGCGAGATGGCGAAGGCGCTCTCCGCGCCGCGCGGCAGCATCAGCGCCTACGCGCCGCGCATCACGACCATCAAGATCCGGCCGGAGCGCATCAAGGACATCATCGGCCCCGGCGGCAAGACCATCAAGGACATCACCGCCCGCACCGGCACCTCGATCAACATCGAGGACGACGGCTCGGTCTCCATCGCGTCCCCGAACCAGGACAAGGTGGAGGAGGCGATCAAGATGATCCGCGGCCTCACCCAGGAGGCGGAGGTCGGCCGCATCTACCTCGGCACGGTCCGCAAGATCGCCGAGTTCGGCGCCTTCGTGGAGATCTTCCCGGGCACCGACGGCCTCATCCACATCTCCGAGCTCTCCGACAAGCGCGTGAAGAGCGTCTCCGACGTCCTCTCCGAGGGCGAGGAGGTGATGGTGAAGGTCATCTCGGTGGATCGCTCCGGGAAGATCCGCCTCTCGCGCAAGGAGGCCCTCGCCGACAGCGCCAAGAAGTCCGAGGGCACCGAGCCGCCGAAGGGCGAGCCGGCCAAGTAGGCCGCGAGGGGCCGCGAGGACGCCGATGCCCGTGACCGTCCGAGTCCGCCGCGTCGGCCATCGCGGCCCCCCGCTCGATCTCCCCCGCTACGAGTCCGCCGGCGCCGCAGGCCTCGACCTGCGCGCCGACGAGCCGTTCACGCTCGCCCCGGGCGAGCGGCGGGTGGTCCCGACCGGCCTCGCGCTGGAGCTGCCGCCCGGCCACGAGGGCCAGGTGCGGCCGCGCTCCGGCCTGGCCGCGCGCCACGGCGTCGGCATGGTGAACGCGCCGGGCACCATCGACGCGGACTACCGCGGCGAGGTGGGGGTCATCCTGGTGAACCACGGGCAGGCGCCGGTGGCGTTCGCCCGCGGCGATCGCATCGCCCAGCTCGTGATCGCGCCCGTGGTCCGGGCCGAGCTCGAGCTGGTGGACGCGCTGAGCGACAGCGACCGAGGCGCCGGCGGCTTCGGCTCGACCGGCCAGTAGCCTCACGGAGGACGCCATGATCCCGCGCTACACCCGGCCCGACATGGGCCGCATCTGGACTTCCGAGCACCGCTTCCGCATCTGGCTCGACGTGGAGCTGGCCGCGTGCGAGGCGATGGTGCGCCTGGGCGAGGTGCCGCCCGAGGACTTCGAGGCGCTCCGCAAGGCGTTCGCCGGCTTCGAGTTCACCGCCGCGGACGTGGCCCGCATCGACGAGATCGAGCGGACCGTGAAGCACGACGTGATCGCCTTCCTCACGTTCGTGGAGGAGAAGGGCGGCCCGGCCGCGCGCCACCTGCACAAGGGCATGACCTCGTCGGACGTGCTCGACACGACGCTCGCGGTGCAGCTCCGCGACGCGAGCCGGCTGCTGCTCGCCGGCGTGGACCGGGTGCTCGCCGCGGTCCGCAAGCGGGCCTTCGAGCACCGGCGCACGCCGATGGTGGGCCGGAGCCACGGCATCCACGCCGAGCCGATCACGTTCGGGCTGAAGCTCGCCGGCTGGTACGACGCCTGGACCCGCCGCCGCGCCGCGCTGGCCCGCGCCGCCGAGGGGGTGGCGGTCGGCAAGATCTCCGGCGCGGTGGGCACGTTCGCGAACGTGGACCCGCGGGTGGAGGCGTTCGTGATGGAGAAGGTCGGCCTCGCCGGCGGCGAGGGCGCGGCCACGCAGGTCGTGAACCGCGACCGCCACGCCGAGCTGTTCACCGCGCTGGCGCTCTGCGGCGCCACGCTGGAGCAGCAGGCGGTCGAGGTCCGGCACCTGCAGCGCACCGAGGTGCGCGAGGCGGAGGAGCCGTTCACCGCCGGGCAGAAGGGCTCCTCGGCCATGCCGCACAAGCGCAACCCCATCCTCTCCGAGAACCTCACCGGCCTGGCCCGGCTGCTGCGCGGCTACGCGCTCGCCGCCATGGAGGACGTGGCGCTCTGGCACGAGCGCGACATCAGCCACTCCTCGGTGGAGCGGGTGATCGGGCCGGACGCGACCATCGCGCTCGACTTCGCGCTGCACCGCTTCGCGGGGATGATCGAGAACCTGCGCGTGTACCCCGAGCGCATGCGCGAGAACCTGGACCTCACCGGCGGGCTGTACGAGGCGCAGCGCGTGCTGCTGGCGCTGGTCGGCAAGGGCGTGGCCCGCCAGCAGGGCTACGTGTTCGTCCAGCGCAACGCGATGAAGGTCTGGGAGGAGAAGGTGGACTTCCGGACTGCGCTGAAGCGCGACCCCGACGTGAGCCGGCTGCTCACGGCCGACGAGGTCGACGCCTGCTTCGCGCTCGACTACCACCTGAAGCACGTGGACACCATCTTCCGCCGGGTGTTCGGCGAGGCCTGAGCCGCGCCGCGCCGGGGAGGGCCCGCGCATGCTCCGCCTGGAGGAGTCGGTCGGCGCGCTCCACGTGACCTCGCGGCTGGCGCGGCCGCGCGCGCTGGCCGTGCTCGCGGCCGTGCTGCTCGCCCCGGCCTGGGCGGCGCGCGCCGCGCTCCCGCTGCTCGCGGGCGCGCTGGCGGCCGCGGCGGCGCTGCTGGTGGTCCTGGGCGGGCGGGCGGTCCGTGCCCGCGTCGCCGGCGGGCTCGTCTCGGTGCGCCCGGCGGCGCCGTTCGCGGCGGCCGTGACGCGCCCGCTCGCCGGGTACGGCGCCGCGGAGGTGGAGACCGTGGCGGACGCGCGCCGCCGCCGCGCCGAGGCGCTGGCGCGCGGCTACGCCGCGCGCGCCGGCGCGGAGCTCCCGAGCTGGCTCGCCCCGCGCAGCACGCCGGGCACGCACGACCACCTGAGGCGGATCGTGCTCCGGCCGGTGGGCGCGGGCGAGCCGCTGGCGGTGACCGCCTGGCTGCCCCCGGAGGACGACCTCGAGCCGCTGCGCCGCGCGCTCTCCGACCGGCTCGCCTGAAGCTCGGGGCGCGCCGGCGCGCCTCAGCGCCGCGGCAACGTGAACCGGAACGTGCTCCCCGCGCCGAGCCGGCTCTCGACCTCGATGCGCCCGCCGTGCGCCTCCACGAGCCCCTTCGCGATGGACAGGCCCAGCCCGCTGCCGCGCCGCGAGCCGCTCTTCCAGTAGCGGTCGAAGACGCGCCGGAGCTGCGCCGGGGCGATGCCGGGCCCGTCGTCGCGCACCTCCACCCGCGCCTCGGTGGGCGCCAGCGTGGCGCGCACGGTGACGTGCCCGCCGCGCGGGGTGAACTGGAGCGCGTTCCCGACCAGGTTCGAGAGCACCTGCAGGATCCGCTCGCGGTCGCACGGCACCGGCTCCCGCGCGCCGCCGGTGTCGGCGCCGAGCGCGATGCCGCGCTCCAGGGCCAGCGGCGAGAGCCCGGCCAGCGCCTCCTCGACCACCGCGTCGAGCGGCTCGGGCCGGGGCTCCACGACGAGCCGGCCCGCGTCGATGCTGGACAGGTCGAGCAGCTCGCGGATGAGCCGGTCCATCCGGGCGGCGGAGCGCTGGATGGTCTCGGCGTGCCGCCGCAGGCGGGGCGCGGCGCCGCTGCGCAGCAGCAGCGCCGAGGAGAGGTAGATCGCCTCCAGCGGGTTCTTCAGGTCGTGCGAGACGATCGCGAGGACGTCGTCGCGCGCGCGGATGGCCCGCTGTGCCTCGTCGTAGAGCCGCGCGTTGTCCATGGCCACGCCGGCGCGGCGCCCCAGCTCCTCCGCCATGGCGAGGTCCTCCGGGCCGTAGCGCCGGTCGACGCGGCTGGCCACCAGCGTGATCGTCCCGAGCGTGCGGCCGCGGGCCGAGAGCGGCACCACCATCGCCGAGCAGGTCTCGAGCGCGCGGTCGGCGGCGAGCGCGTCGGAGTCGCGCCCGAGGGCGTCGAGCAGCGAGGCGGGCAGCTCCGGGTACAGCTCGGAGCGCCCGGTCCGCATCACCGCCGGCGCCCCGGAGGGCGCGTCCGGCTCGGGGGGGAAGCGCCGGCGCCAGGCGGCGGACAGCTCCGCGCGCGCCGGATCGACGTGGGCGACCACCACCGGCGGCGCGCCGCCGGCGAGCCCCTCGGGCAGCTCCACCCAGCACCAGTCGGCCACGCCCGCCACCGCCAGCCGCGCCACCGAGGCGAGCGTCTCCTCCCAGTCGAGCGACGACGCGAGCAGCGCGCTCGCCTCGCCCAGGAACGCCGCCCGCCGGTGCGCGCCCTCCGCCTCCGCGCGCGCGGCCCGCTCCGACTCGTAGAGCCGTGCCCGCGCCAGCGCCTGGGCCGCCACCCGCGCCAGCACCGCCAGGAAGATCCGCTCCTCCTCGTCGAAATGCCGCCGCGCGTGGAACACGAGCGCGAGCGCCCCGAGGCAGCGCCCCTCCGCCTCGAGCGGCACCGCCGCCAGCGCCAGCTCCGGGAGCCGCTCCATGCGCGCGCGCGGGAACCGCTCGGCCAGCTCCCGGCGGCTGCCCAGGTACTGCGCCTCGCAGGCCACCATGCTCCCGGACACCGGCCCGGCGCCGCGCTCCAGCGGCAGGATCTCCAGGCGCGCCCGCTCCTCCTCGGGGAGTCCGGCCGCGTGGACGAGGCGCGCCACCCCGCCGGCGCGCTCGACCAGCCACAGCGCGCCCTCCTGCGCCGCCACGGCGTCGAGCGTCCGCTCGACCAGCGCGCGCGCCACGTCGCCGCGGGTGACGGCGCGCGAGAGCGCGGCGGTGATGGCCTGGAGCTGCCCGGTGCGCGACGGGTGTCCCGGGGTCGCGGCGTTGAGGAGGGGCGCGTGCGCCCGGCCCTGGAGCCCTGCGCGCATCGCAGCACCTGTAGCCCGGCGCGCGGGCCGGTGCCGCGCGCGCTGGCCGGGCAATCGGGGTCCGGCGCGATCCCGGGGCACCCCGCCGGCCGCCTCGTCACGGGGCGGGCGGCGGAGCGCCTCCCGGCGCGCGGGCGCGGGCCCGGCGCCACTCCGCTGCGGGGCGGCCGGCCGGGGAGCGGCCGCCGGCCCCGGCGAGGCTCAGGCGAGGTGACCCGTGGCGCGGAGGTTCCGCTCGATGCGGGCGGCGACCGAGCCGACCTCCGACGCGAACGTCTCGCCGGTGAGCTTCTCGAAGACCTCGACGTACTTGCGCGCCAGCATCACCCGCACGTCGTCGGTGAGCGGGGGCGGGGTGCCGTGCCCGGAGAACCCGTGCTCCTTGATGAGCCACTGCCGGATGTTCTCCTTGTCCAGCATCTCCTGGTCCTCGCCCCGCGCGAAGCGCTCCTCGTAGCCGTCCGCCACCCAGTAGCGCGAGCTGTCCGGGGTGTGGATCTCGTCGATGACCACCAGCTTGCCGTCGGCGATCCCCATCTCGTACTTCGTGTCCACGAGGATGAGGCCGCGCGTCCGCGCCCACTCCTGGCCGCGCTGGAACAGCCGCCGCGCGACGGCGGTGGCCTCCTTCCAGACGTCCGGCGTCACCAGACCCTGCTTCAGGATCTCGGCCTCGCCGATGGGCTCGTCGTGCTTGCCGTACTCGGCCTTGGTCGAGGGCGTGATGATGGGCTGGTCGAACCGCTGGTCCTTGCGCAGCCCGGCCGGCCAGGAGATGCCGTAGTCGGCCTTGCCGGCCTGGTAGTCGCGCCAGAGCGAGCCGGTGACGTAGCCGCGGATGACGATCTCGATGGGCAGCGCCTTGGCGCGCTTCACCACCATCACGCTCGGATCCGGCACCTCGACGATGTGCGTCGGCGCGATGTCCTTCACCTTGTCGAACCAGAACGCGGTGAGCCGCGACAGCACCTCGCCCTTGAACGGGATGGTGCCGAGCACGTGGTCGAAGGCCGAGATCCGGTCGGTCGTGACCATGACGATCCGGTCGCCGCGGCTGTAGTTGTCGCGGACCTTCCCCCGGTACAGCTCGCCGAGACCGGGGAGGTCGAGCTGCTGGAGGGTGTGCGGGAGCTGGGCCCGCAGCTTGTCGTCGGGGATCATGGGCGGGATGTTATACGTGGCGGGCGCACATGCACCCGGGAAAAATCCGCCTCGTGCTCCACCGGCCGCAGAGCGCCGACAACGTCGGCGCCGCCGCCCGGGTGATGAAGAACTTCGGCCTGTCCCGCCTGGTGGTGGTGGCCCCGGCGGCCTGGGGCGGGCCGCCGCGCACCCCCGGAACGGGCGCGGTCACCGCCCGCGACGACGTGCTCGCCCGCGCGCGACGGATGGCCCGGAAGGCCTCGGACCTGCTCGACGGGGCCGAGATCCACCCCGACCTCCGCTCGGCCATCGGCCCGGCGACCTGGGTGTGCGGCACGACCTCCCGCGCGGTGGAGGGGCGGCCCTGGCTCGAGCCGCGCGGCCTGGCGGCCGAGCTGGTCCGGCGCTCCGAGCAGGGCGAGGTGGCGGTGGTGTTCGGCGAGGAGCGCCGCGGGCTGTCCGACGCCGAGCTGGAGCTGTGCCAGGCCGTCTGCACCATCCCCACGGCCGCCGCCTACGACTCGATGAACCTGGCGCAGGCGGTGGCAGTGGTCGCGTACGAGGTGGCGCGCGCGGCGCCGCCGGCCGGCGCGGCGCCCGCGGAGGCGCCGCCCGGACGCGGCGGCGATGCGCCGGCCCGCATCGAGACCGTGGAGGCGCTGTGGGCGCGCGCGCAGGCGGTCCTCGGCGCCGCGGGGTACCTGAACCCGCAGAACCCGGAGCACATCCTGGCGGACTTCCGGCGGCTGCTCGCGCGCGCCGACCCGACGCAGCGCGAGGTCGAGCTGCTCCTCGGGGCGCTGCGATCGCTGGAGCGTGCGCTGCGGCTGCCGCCGCGCGGCGACGGAACGGCCTAGGCCGCGGGAGCCGCCTCGGCGCCCTGGTTCTTCTTGCGCGACTTCTTCCACGCGGTGAAGTGCTCCTCGCACAGGCCGTGCTG encodes:
- the pnp gene encoding polyribonucleotide nucleotidyltransferase, with the protein product MTPIQKTATVGGKDILLETGKVAKQAHGSVWVRLGDSIVLVTAVSAAEKKEGIDFFPLTVDYQEKLFAAGRVPGSFFRREGRPTEKETLTSRLVDRSCRPLFAEGYSNETQVIATVISFDQENDTDVLALTGASAALHISDIPFGGPIAGVRVARVGGQLVANPTLAQRAEADLDVVMAASRDAIVMVEGGAQEVSEAVMIEALLFGQAAVQPLLDAQDALRAATGNKARRAFEPPKNDVELRAKVKALTWEKVKEAYGRNEKHDRYGRLSEIKKELLQALKDEAAGDAAKLATIALREKEIKGYYEDVKYDYMRKMITDERRRIGGRGMADIRKITCEVGLLPRVHGSSLFTRGETQALVATTLGTAEDEQRVEMLTGMVFKKFMLHYNFPPFSVGEVKFLRSPGRREIGHGALAERALRAVMPPEDQFPYTVRVVSDIMESNGSSSMASVCGGCLSLMDAGVPIKAPVAGIAMGLIKEGEKIAILSDILGDEDHLGDMDFKVCGTAAGITSIQMDIKIGGVTRDILEQALAQAAEGRKHILGEMAKALSAPRGSISAYAPRITTIKIRPERIKDIIGPGGKTIKDITARTGTSINIEDDGSVSIASPNQDKVEEAIKMIRGLTQEAEVGRIYLGTVRKIAEFGAFVEIFPGTDGLIHISELSDKRVKSVSDVLSEGEEVMVKVISVDRSGKIRLSRKEALADSAKKSEGTEPPKGEPAK
- the dut gene encoding dUTP diphosphatase: MPVTVRVRRVGHRGPPLDLPRYESAGAAGLDLRADEPFTLAPGERRVVPTGLALELPPGHEGQVRPRSGLAARHGVGMVNAPGTIDADYRGEVGVILVNHGQAPVAFARGDRIAQLVIAPVVRAELELVDALSDSDRGAGGFGSTGQ
- the purB gene encoding adenylosuccinate lyase; this translates as MIPRYTRPDMGRIWTSEHRFRIWLDVELAACEAMVRLGEVPPEDFEALRKAFAGFEFTAADVARIDEIERTVKHDVIAFLTFVEEKGGPAARHLHKGMTSSDVLDTTLAVQLRDASRLLLAGVDRVLAAVRKRAFEHRRTPMVGRSHGIHAEPITFGLKLAGWYDAWTRRRAALARAAEGVAVGKISGAVGTFANVDPRVEAFVMEKVGLAGGEGAATQVVNRDRHAELFTALALCGATLEQQAVEVRHLQRTEVREAEEPFTAGQKGSSAMPHKRNPILSENLTGLARLLRGYALAAMEDVALWHERDISHSSVERVIGPDATIALDFALHRFAGMIENLRVYPERMRENLDLTGGLYEAQRVLLALVGKGVARQQGYVFVQRNAMKVWEEKVDFRTALKRDPDVSRLLTADEVDACFALDYHLKHVDTIFRRVFGEA
- a CDS encoding ATP-binding protein, with translation MRAGLQGRAHAPLLNAATPGHPSRTGQLQAITAALSRAVTRGDVARALVERTLDAVAAQEGALWLVERAGGVARLVHAAGLPEEERARLEILPLERGAGPVSGSMVACEAQYLGSRRELAERFPRARMERLPELALAAVPLEAEGRCLGALALVFHARRHFDEEERIFLAVLARVAAQALARARLYESERAARAEAEGAHRRAAFLGEASALLASSLDWEETLASVARLAVAGVADWCWVELPEGLAGGAPPVVVAHVDPARAELSAAWRRRFPPEPDAPSGAPAVMRTGRSELYPELPASLLDALGRDSDALAADRALETCSAMVVPLSARGRTLGTITLVASRVDRRYGPEDLAMAEELGRRAGVAMDNARLYDEAQRAIRARDDVLAIVSHDLKNPLEAIYLSSALLLRSGAAPRLRRHAETIQRSAARMDRLIRELLDLSSIDAGRLVVEPRPEPLDAVVEEALAGLSPLALERGIALGADTGGAREPVPCDRERILQVLSNLVGNALQFTPRGGHVTVRATLAPTEARVEVRDDGPGIAPAQLRRVFDRYWKSGSRRGSGLGLSIAKGLVEAHGGRIEVESRLGAGSTFRFTLPRR
- a CDS encoding phosphoribosylaminoimidazolesuccinocarboxamide synthase codes for the protein MIPDDKLRAQLPHTLQQLDLPGLGELYRGKVRDNYSRGDRIVMVTTDRISAFDHVLGTIPFKGEVLSRLTAFWFDKVKDIAPTHIVEVPDPSVMVVKRAKALPIEIVIRGYVTGSLWRDYQAGKADYGISWPAGLRKDQRFDQPIITPSTKAEYGKHDEPIGEAEILKQGLVTPDVWKEATAVARRLFQRGQEWARTRGLILVDTKYEMGIADGKLVVIDEIHTPDSSRYWVADGYEERFARGEDQEMLDKENIRQWLIKEHGFSGHGTPPPLTDDVRVMLARKYVEVFEKLTGETFASEVGSVAARIERNLRATGHLA
- a CDS encoding RNA methyltransferase codes for the protein MLHRPQSADNVGAAARVMKNFGLSRLVVVAPAAWGGPPRTPGTGAVTARDDVLARARRMARKASDLLDGAEIHPDLRSAIGPATWVCGTTSRAVEGRPWLEPRGLAAELVRRSEQGEVAVVFGEERRGLSDAELELCQAVCTIPTAAAYDSMNLAQAVAVVAYEVARAAPPAGAAPAEAPPGRGGDAPARIETVEALWARAQAVLGAAGYLNPQNPEHILADFRRLLARADPTQREVELLLGALRSLERALRLPPRGDGTA